From Magnolia sinica isolate HGM2019 chromosome 13, MsV1, whole genome shotgun sequence, one genomic window encodes:
- the LOC131222758 gene encoding ent-kaurene oxidase 2 isoform X4, protein MNKRRSSNLPPAVPGSLPLIGNLHQLKAKKPHQTFANWAKIHGPIYTIKTGISTVVVLNSTELAKEAMVTRYSSISTRKLSKALTLLTSDKSMVAMSDYTEFHKMVKRYILASILGANAQKRKRSYRDTMIENVSNRLHAEVKENPLRTVNFREMFQTELFRVALKQALGKDIGDSIYVEELGTTLSKQEIFNVLVVDPMMGAIEVDWRDFFPYLSWVPNKNWEMKIQQMVNRRSVVMKALIQEQKKRIASGEKIDCYLDFLLSEGKMLTEEQLTMLVWEAIIESSDTTLVTTEWAMYELAKNPKNQDRLYHEIKEVCGLQKITEEHLSQLPYLNAVFHETLRKHSPVPVIPLRYAHEDTQLGGYHIPAGSQIAINIYGCNNDKNEWDEPREWKPERFLILKNDSMDLFKTMAFGGGKRVCAGALQAMLMSCTSIGRFIQEFQWRLKEGEEENVDTVQLTAHKLKPMQAFITLRDMECMPALLEEGGRLKRSESCEGKAYMHLPVRTFTHGRAWDI, encoded by the exons CGATCTATACCATCAAAACTGGAATTTCCACGGTCGTGGTTCTCAATTCAACAGAGCTTGCAAAAGAG GCCATGGTGACCAGATATTCATCTATTTCAACCAGGAAGCTTTCAAAGGCATTGACATTACTCACATCTGATAAATCCATGGTTGCCATGAGTGACTACACTGAGTTCCATAAGATGGTGAAACGATATATACTTGCGAGCATTTTGGGAGCAAATGCTCAG AAGCGAAAACGTAGTTATAGAGACACCATGATAGAGAACGTCTCAAACCGCTTGCATGCCGAGGTCAAGGAAAATCCTCTTCGCACAGTAAACTTTAGAGAAATGTTCCAGACTGAACTTTTTCGCGTAGCTCTAAAACAA GCTTTGGGTAAGGATATCGGAGATTCCATTTATGTGGAAGAGCTTGGAACAACGCTATCAAAACAGGAAATCTTTAATGTGTTAGTGGTTGATCCGATGATGGGTGCCATCGAGGTGGATTGGAGAGATTTCTTCCCATATCTGAGTTGGGTTCCTAACAAGAATTGGGAAATGAAAATCCAGCAGATGGTTAACCGCAGGTCAGTGGTAATGAAGGCTCTGATCCAGGAGCAGAAGAAACGAATTGCTTCAGGAGAG AAAATAGACTGTTATCTTGATTTCCTGCTGTCGGAAGGGAAAATGCTGACAGAAGAACAACTGACCATGTTGGTTTGGGAAGCAATCATTGAATCGTCGGATACTACTCTGGTAACAACAGAATGGGCGATGTATGAACTTGCGAAAAACCCCAAGAATCAG GACCGTCTATACCATGAGATTAAAGAAGTTTGTGGTCTGCAAAAGATCACAGAGGAACATCTGTCACAATTACCATACTTGAATGCTGTTTTCCATGAAACTCTGAGAAAGCACTCTCCAGTTCCAGTCATTCCTCTGAGATATGCACATGAAGATACCCAACTAGGAGGGTACCATATCCCTGCCGGGAGCCAG ATTGCTATCAACATCTATGGGTGCAACAATGACAAAAACGAGTGGGACGAGCCCAGAGAGTGGAAGCCCGAGAGATTTTTAATACTCAAGAATGATTCAATGGATCTGTTCAAGACAATGGCTTTCGGAGGAGGGAAGAGAGTCTGCGCCGGAGCTCTGCAGGCGATGCTGATGTCCTGTACTTCCATTGGTAGATTCATACAGGAGTTCCAGTGGAGGCTgaaggaaggagaggaagagaatGTAGACACAGTTCAGCTCACCGCCCACAAACTCAAGCCAATGCAAGCGTTCATCACACTGAGAGATATGGAATGCAT GCCAGCATTGTTAGAAGAGGGAGGGAGGCTTAAACGCAGCGAAAGTTGCGAGGGCAAAGCCTACATGCACCTCCCTGTGCGTACCTTTACACATGGCCGTGCATGGGACATCTGA